One stretch of Alcaligenes faecalis DNA includes these proteins:
- a CDS encoding PP0621 family protein — translation MGKVLFWVVVILAGMIIARIVSQNKARKRNPPNPTMRPPRKQGTAEEMVRCAHCGIYLPRSEALMSNHHTWCSLEHAKRGPRS, via the coding sequence TTGGGTAAAGTCTTATTTTGGGTTGTCGTCATCTTGGCGGGCATGATCATTGCCCGCATCGTGTCGCAAAACAAGGCCCGCAAACGCAACCCACCCAACCCGACCATGCGGCCTCCCCGCAAGCAAGGCACGGCTGAAGAAATGGTCCGTTGCGCGCACTGTGGCATTTATCTGCCACGCTCCGAAGCCTTGATGAGCAATCATCACACCTGGTGCAGCCTGGAACACGCCAAGCGCGGCCCGCGCAGTTAA
- a CDS encoding cytochrome C assembly family protein, which produces MSASIVFHLLAALAYIVLSISLWRPLTRGSTRTVLNAPSRVALLCAIIVHGAGLLLTIVLPQGLHLSWALALSAAIWLGMVVFWFQSLYLRLDSLLLILLPAATIVSLLAMAFPEGHIVNHVGNEWLRIHLMIALVAYGLSTVAALHAVLMTALDRQLHRPILHQEQRGLFSRVLDTMPPLLVQEELLFRLIRVSFVILTFTILSGAAVSMAIDGKFLPADHKTVFTLLSWVTFGGLLWGRKQYGWRGRVALRWTLAGFAFLLLAYTGSHFVLDVILQRGKIG; this is translated from the coding sequence ATGTCTGCAAGTATTGTATTTCACTTGCTCGCCGCACTGGCGTACATCGTGCTGTCGATCTCGCTATGGCGTCCGTTGACTCGCGGCAGCACCCGAACCGTACTGAACGCCCCCAGCCGGGTGGCCTTGCTCTGCGCCATCATTGTGCACGGAGCGGGCCTGCTGCTGACTATTGTGCTGCCCCAGGGGCTGCATCTGAGCTGGGCGCTGGCCCTGTCAGCGGCAATCTGGCTGGGCATGGTGGTGTTCTGGTTCCAAAGCCTGTATCTGCGTCTGGACAGCCTGCTGCTCATTCTACTGCCTGCAGCCACAATCGTCAGCCTGCTGGCCATGGCCTTCCCCGAAGGCCATATCGTCAACCACGTGGGCAATGAATGGCTGCGCATTCACTTGATGATTGCACTGGTTGCCTATGGGCTTAGCACCGTGGCTGCCCTGCATGCCGTCTTGATGACGGCGCTGGACCGCCAGTTGCACCGCCCTATTCTTCATCAGGAGCAACGCGGTTTGTTCAGCCGGGTGCTGGACACCATGCCGCCCCTGCTGGTGCAGGAAGAGCTGCTGTTTCGCCTGATCCGCGTCTCTTTCGTGATTCTGACCTTCACGATCCTGAGCGGTGCCGCCGTCTCCATGGCGATAGACGGTAAATTTTTGCCCGCCGACCACAAAACTGTCTTTACCTTGCTATCCTGGGTTACATTTGGTGGCTTATTATGGGGTCGAAAACAGTATGGATGGCGTGGTCGCGTTGCCTTGCGCTGGACCCTGGCCGGTTTTGCCTTCCTGCTGCTAGCCTATACAGGCAGCCACTTTGTACTGGACGTCATCTTGCAACGAGGGAAAATTGGGTAA
- a CDS encoding TonB-dependent receptor: MSFVSPLPPRRFAETVLSAALFAALTSPVIAQTAHPGVTELQSIKVQGSVDGTGIDGYQAKRVQSNKVTAPLLDTPRTIMVIPQEVIRDRGASSLQDVLRTTPGITLGSGEGGTPTGDRPFIRGYEASTDIFIDGLRDYARGSHDTFNLESVEVLKGPSSAFGGRGGTGGSINLQTKKPKLSDFFEVSAGVGTDSQYQMLVDGNYAFTDSSAFRLNMMRMGGDMPGRDGVEIDRWGIAPSIAFGLGTPTRVVLSYSHVENRDTPDWGIPFVNSKTDRNEPLTVDRNNFYGRSKVDYRKNIFDTATVDVEHDINDRLTVRNVTRYGKSLNEYLYTRPSFDNCADPGRRNAVSKITPSCYTEGPELEFVRQNRARWRESESLINQTEIFGQFNTGAIQHEFIAGLEFSKEEIYSRDTLPGMDGPKFDYDSFWNPNHNRSYNRNLAFGSKYKDGSLRNSSLFFLDTIHLNEQWLLNAGIRYDSFKVNDDKNGLSRKDNMFNYQAGIVYKPLPNGSIYLSYGTSSNPSGENLGQAGGADGPAGAAQVRDLKPERSQSWELGTKWDVAGDHLSLTAAIFETEKKDARSHAGDNETVTLGGQNRVRGLELGATGAITPKWSVWAGYSYLDPKVLSYNNAGNVYDGKQIKFIAKHNASLWTTYKVLPQWTVGGGVTYVGSRFVDDANSLRLPSHTVYDAMVSYDVTKHFNLRLNANNLSNARMYDASHVGIFANVGPGRSYMLNATYRFE, from the coding sequence ATGTCGTTCGTTTCCCCTTTGCCGCCTCGTCGTTTTGCCGAGACGGTCTTGTCTGCTGCTCTGTTTGCGGCCCTGACGAGTCCTGTTATTGCTCAAACTGCCCATCCAGGCGTGACAGAATTGCAGTCGATTAAAGTTCAGGGCTCGGTGGACGGCACTGGCATTGATGGTTATCAGGCTAAGCGAGTGCAGTCTAATAAAGTGACTGCTCCGTTGCTGGATACGCCGCGCACGATCATGGTGATTCCACAGGAAGTGATTCGTGATCGTGGGGCTTCTTCGTTGCAGGATGTTCTGCGTACTACTCCCGGTATTACGCTAGGTTCTGGGGAGGGGGGAACTCCAACGGGAGATCGACCTTTTATCCGTGGTTATGAAGCCAGTACCGATATTTTTATTGATGGCTTGCGTGATTACGCACGAGGCAGTCATGACACCTTCAACTTGGAGTCGGTGGAAGTCTTGAAGGGCCCCAGCTCGGCCTTTGGTGGTCGAGGTGGTACAGGCGGTAGCATCAACTTGCAGACCAAGAAGCCCAAGTTAAGCGACTTCTTTGAAGTTTCCGCTGGAGTGGGCACTGACTCGCAGTATCAAATGCTTGTGGATGGAAACTACGCTTTTACAGACAGCTCCGCATTTCGTTTGAACATGATGCGTATGGGTGGCGACATGCCCGGGCGTGATGGGGTAGAGATTGATCGCTGGGGTATTGCTCCATCTATCGCATTCGGCCTGGGTACTCCTACACGGGTGGTGTTGAGTTACTCCCATGTTGAGAACCGTGATACGCCTGATTGGGGTATCCCGTTTGTAAACTCCAAGACGGACCGTAATGAACCGTTGACGGTCGATCGGAATAATTTTTATGGCCGTAGCAAAGTCGATTACCGTAAAAATATCTTTGATACAGCGACAGTGGATGTTGAACACGATATCAATGACCGTTTGACGGTACGTAACGTGACTCGTTATGGAAAAAGCCTGAACGAATACTTGTATACACGCCCATCTTTTGATAACTGCGCTGACCCAGGTCGACGTAACGCAGTTTCAAAAATTACCCCTTCTTGTTATACAGAGGGCCCAGAGTTGGAGTTTGTGCGCCAGAATCGTGCTCGTTGGCGCGAGAGTGAATCGCTCATCAACCAGACAGAGATATTTGGTCAATTTAATACAGGGGCGATCCAACACGAGTTCATTGCAGGTCTCGAGTTCAGCAAAGAGGAAATTTACTCGCGCGATACTTTACCGGGTATGGATGGGCCAAAATTTGATTACGATAGTTTTTGGAATCCCAACCATAATCGTAGCTACAACCGCAACTTGGCGTTTGGCTCCAAGTACAAGGATGGCAGCCTGCGTAACTCGTCGCTCTTTTTCCTGGATACGATTCATTTGAATGAACAGTGGTTGCTCAATGCCGGTATCCGATACGACAGTTTCAAGGTTAATGACGATAAGAATGGCTTAAGCCGCAAAGACAATATGTTTAACTATCAGGCCGGGATTGTGTATAAGCCCCTGCCTAATGGGTCGATTTACTTGTCCTACGGCACGTCCAGTAACCCTTCAGGTGAAAACCTAGGACAAGCTGGTGGAGCGGATGGTCCTGCTGGCGCTGCCCAAGTTCGCGATTTGAAACCAGAGCGTAGTCAGAGCTGGGAGTTAGGTACCAAGTGGGATGTAGCGGGTGATCATCTCTCTCTGACAGCCGCAATTTTTGAGACTGAGAAAAAAGATGCGAGATCCCATGCGGGAGACAACGAAACGGTGACCTTGGGTGGTCAAAATCGAGTGCGTGGTTTGGAGTTGGGAGCAACAGGCGCAATCACGCCTAAATGGAGTGTGTGGGCGGGTTACTCTTATCTTGATCCGAAGGTACTGAGCTACAACAACGCTGGCAATGTTTATGACGGTAAACAGATCAAGTTCATTGCCAAGCACAATGCCAGCTTGTGGACTACTTATAAAGTGCTTCCACAGTGGACGGTTGGTGGCGGTGTGACTTATGTGGGCTCACGATTTGTCGATGATGCCAATTCGCTACGTTTGCCTTCTCATACCGTCTATGATGCGATGGTTTCGTACGATGTCACGAAGCACTTTAATCTGCGTTTGAACGCTAATAATCTTTCAAATGCCCGGATGTATGATGCGTCTCACGTTGGTATTTTCGCTAACGTAGGCCCAGGTCGATCGTACATGCTGAATGCGACTTACCGCTTCGAGTAA
- the ampD gene encoding 1,6-anhydro-N-acetylmuramyl-L-alanine amidase AmpD: MARMHHAYDLDRQGWLKPHANVLRALSPNQDDRPEGDTPTLLVLHNISLPPQEFGGPYIRDFFQNKLDISAHPWFENIRDLKVSAHFLIQRTGHIIQFVPTTRRAWHAGVSRFEDRERCNDFSIGIELEGSDFEPFTEAQYRELSRLSRALRMRHNLRAVRGHEHIAPGRKTDPGPFFDWKRVKREHGWPKETLPEQELEPKPQAAPDQG, encoded by the coding sequence ATGGCCCGCATGCACCACGCTTACGACCTGGACCGCCAGGGCTGGCTGAAACCTCATGCCAATGTCCTGCGCGCCCTGTCACCCAATCAGGATGACCGCCCCGAGGGCGACACCCCGACCCTGCTGGTGCTGCACAATATCAGCCTGCCGCCGCAAGAGTTTGGCGGGCCTTATATTCGGGATTTCTTCCAGAACAAGCTGGATATCAGCGCCCACCCCTGGTTCGAGAACATCCGGGACCTGAAGGTGTCGGCTCACTTTCTGATCCAGCGCACAGGCCACATCATTCAGTTTGTGCCTACGACCCGCCGCGCCTGGCACGCGGGTGTGTCGCGCTTTGAAGACCGCGAGCGCTGTAACGACTTCTCTATTGGTATTGAGCTGGAAGGCAGCGATTTCGAGCCTTTTACAGAAGCGCAGTATCGAGAGCTATCCCGACTGAGCCGCGCCCTGCGTATGCGCCATAACCTGCGCGCGGTACGTGGTCACGAACATATCGCCCCTGGACGCAAGACAGATCCGGGGCCGTTCTTTGATTGGAAACGGGTGAAGCGCGAGCATGGCTGGCCCAAAGAGACCTTGCCGGAGCAAGAGCTGGAACCCAAGCCACAAGCAGCGCCAGATCAGGGCTGA
- a CDS encoding alpha-hydroxy acid oxidase — protein sequence MSQERLPPLSNIPAQIACLRDYEPYARQRMRVQDWAYFSAGVADELTLQDNLASFGRWGLWPAALSKFDQPSTRLTLQGQSMDYPILLAPVAYQRLAHTEGELASVLGAGAMGATSVISMQASHSFEEIAAQAHAPLWAQWYWQTDRAFTLELMGRLEAAGYAALMLTVDAAVNGVRNQEQRAGFALPEGVDAVNLRGAPRQQAVLGAAGTSPLFGSGLLNTAPTWDDLAWLVQNSPLPVWVKGVMRPRDAQQALDRGVAGIVVSNHGGRTLDGAPASVDVLAQVCQVVQGRVPVLVDGGIRRGTDVLKALALGASAVMIGRPYIYGLAAAGAAGVAHVLHILRAELEVAMALTGCNTLADIGPELLYQP from the coding sequence ATGTCCCAAGAACGACTGCCCCCACTCAGTAATATCCCGGCTCAGATTGCCTGCCTGAGGGATTATGAACCCTATGCCCGTCAGCGTATGCGTGTGCAGGACTGGGCGTACTTCAGTGCAGGGGTGGCGGATGAACTGACCTTGCAAGACAACCTGGCCAGCTTTGGGCGCTGGGGTTTATGGCCCGCTGCTTTAAGCAAGTTTGATCAGCCCTCAACCCGCTTGACGCTGCAGGGGCAGTCTATGGACTACCCGATTCTTCTGGCACCCGTGGCGTATCAGCGCTTGGCTCACACTGAAGGTGAATTGGCCAGTGTGCTGGGTGCAGGTGCGATGGGGGCGACCAGTGTAATCAGCATGCAGGCCAGTCATTCCTTTGAGGAGATCGCTGCACAGGCCCATGCTCCTTTGTGGGCGCAGTGGTATTGGCAAACGGATCGCGCATTTACGCTGGAGTTAATGGGGCGGCTTGAAGCGGCGGGTTATGCCGCGCTGATGCTGACGGTGGATGCTGCGGTGAATGGTGTGCGTAATCAGGAGCAGCGTGCGGGCTTTGCCTTGCCTGAGGGCGTGGACGCTGTGAATCTGCGGGGTGCTCCCAGGCAGCAGGCGGTTTTAGGCGCAGCAGGCACCAGCCCTTTATTTGGCAGTGGTTTGTTAAATACAGCGCCGACTTGGGATGATCTGGCCTGGTTGGTGCAGAACAGTCCTTTGCCTGTTTGGGTGAAGGGAGTCATGCGGCCCCGTGACGCTCAGCAAGCCCTGGATAGGGGAGTTGCCGGGATTGTTGTGTCCAATCATGGGGGGCGAACTTTGGATGGTGCGCCCGCTTCTGTGGACGTATTGGCACAGGTTTGTCAGGTCGTGCAGGGCAGGGTGCCGGTCTTGGTGGATGGCGGCATTCGACGCGGAACAGATGTGCTCAAGGCATTGGCGCTTGGTGCAAGCGCCGTGATGATCGGCCGTCCCTATATATACGGTCTAGCTGCCGCAGGAGCGGCTGGTGTGGCGCATGTTCTGCATATTTTGCGGGCAGAACTGGAAGTGGCGATGGCTCTGACGGGTTGCAATACCTTGGCCGATATTGGCCCTGAGCTACTTTATCAGCCCTGA
- the lysM gene encoding peptidoglycan-binding protein LysM has product MGVFSFLKDVGEKLFGANEAKAATADELQKELAKHQLSADGLNLAVDGDKVTVSGQAASTEQAEKIVLALGNTLGVSQVDNQLSVAQPSAEATMYTVQKGDTLWKIAETNYGKANGAKYTVIFEANKPMLSHPDKIYPGQVLRIPAL; this is encoded by the coding sequence ATGGGCGTATTCAGTTTTCTTAAAGATGTCGGCGAAAAACTCTTTGGTGCCAATGAAGCCAAAGCAGCGACTGCAGACGAACTCCAGAAAGAACTGGCCAAACACCAACTTTCCGCCGACGGTCTGAATCTGGCGGTTGATGGCGACAAAGTCACGGTTAGCGGCCAGGCTGCCTCCACCGAACAAGCCGAAAAAATTGTGCTGGCACTGGGCAATACCCTCGGTGTCTCCCAAGTCGACAACCAGCTCAGCGTTGCTCAGCCTTCCGCCGAAGCCACCATGTACACCGTACAGAAAGGCGACACCCTGTGGAAAATTGCTGAAACCAACTACGGCAAGGCCAACGGTGCGAAATACACCGTTATTTTTGAAGCTAACAAGCCTATGCTCAGCCATCCTGACAAGATTTACCCTGGTCAGGTACTGCGTATTCCGGCGCTGTAA
- the pip gene encoding prolyl aminopeptidase codes for MSATLFPPIEPYAQGTLHTDDGHHIYWECCGNPAGKPAIFLHGGPGSGCSTDHRRLFDPQKYNVLLFDQRGCGRSYPHASLENNTTWHLVQDMERLRKEKLKADKMLVFGGSWGSTLALAYAQTHPEHVSELIVRGIFMARPEELHWFYQEGASRLFPDIWEQYLAPIPKEEHGDLISAYHKRLTGDDAAVQLRAAHAWSQWESNTITLLPSQNHLDAKSSDKAALAFARIENHYFMNQGFLEPDQLLKNAHRLHGIPGVIVQGRYDVCTPAHTAWQLHRAWPQAEFHMVADAGHAYDEPGILARLLAATQKFAI; via the coding sequence ATGAGCGCTACCCTGTTCCCGCCTATAGAGCCTTACGCCCAAGGCACCTTGCACACCGATGATGGGCACCATATCTACTGGGAATGCTGCGGCAACCCGGCGGGTAAGCCAGCCATTTTCTTGCACGGTGGGCCGGGATCAGGATGTTCTACCGATCACCGCCGCTTGTTCGACCCGCAAAAATACAATGTGCTGCTATTTGATCAGCGCGGTTGCGGGCGCTCCTACCCTCATGCCAGCCTGGAGAACAACACCACCTGGCATCTGGTGCAGGACATGGAGCGGCTGCGCAAGGAAAAGCTCAAAGCCGATAAGATGCTGGTCTTTGGTGGCTCCTGGGGCTCGACCCTGGCACTGGCTTATGCCCAGACTCACCCCGAGCACGTCAGTGAATTGATTGTGCGCGGGATCTTCATGGCCCGCCCCGAAGAGCTGCACTGGTTTTATCAGGAAGGCGCCTCGCGCCTGTTCCCGGACATCTGGGAACAGTATCTGGCCCCTATTCCCAAGGAAGAGCACGGGGATCTGATTAGCGCCTATCACAAGCGCCTGACGGGCGACGACGCTGCTGTACAGCTGCGCGCCGCGCATGCCTGGTCGCAATGGGAAAGCAATACGATCACGCTGTTGCCCAGCCAGAATCACCTGGACGCCAAGTCCAGCGACAAGGCCGCCTTGGCTTTTGCGCGTATTGAAAACCACTACTTCATGAATCAGGGCTTTTTGGAGCCGGATCAGCTGCTGAAAAACGCCCACCGCTTGCATGGCATTCCAGGGGTGATCGTGCAGGGACGCTATGATGTGTGCACTCCGGCGCATACAGCCTGGCAACTGCATCGCGCCTGGCCACAAGCAGAATTTCACATGGTTGCAGACGCAGGCCACGCCTACGACGAACCCGGCATTTTGGCCCGGCTGCTGGCCGCCACCCAGAAATTTGCCATCTGA
- the htpG gene encoding molecular chaperone HtpG: MSQTDTANTSETLGFQAEVKQLLHLMIHSLYSNKEIFLRELVSNASDACDKLRFEAIDNPALLEGEPEMRIRVEFDKEQRTITLSDNGIGMSRDEAIANLGTIARSGTKEFFSQLTGDKQKDTQLIGQFGVGFYSSFIVADKVSVLTRRAGGDQEAVLWESAGEGEFTIAAAEKAERGTTITLHLREGEDDFLDGWRLRNVLRRYSDHISLPVQMRKEEWDEEKQQQVKQDEWESVNQASALWTRSKSEITDEQYQEFYKHIAHDYENPLAWTHNRVEGRSEYTQLLFVPKQAPFDLWDRDARRGVKLYVKRVFIMDDAEQLLPAYLRFVRGVIDSADLPLNVSREILQESRDVRAIREGSAKRILSLLEDLAENQPEQYAEFWNQFGQVLKEGTGEDMGNQARIAALLRFASTNQEGSAQTVSLNDYIGRMKEGQDKIYYVTADTFAAASNSPHLEVFRKKGIEVLLMSDRVDEWMLSYLREFEGKQLVSVAKGGLDLDSLADEEEKKHQAEVAETFKPLVERLQATLGEKVKEVRITARLVDSPACVVVDANELSPHLLRMLQAAGQEAPEVKPILEINPEHALIAKVQAADDEAFGEWAQLLLEQAMLAEGAALQDPASFVKRVNRLLLNL; this comes from the coding sequence ATGAGCCAGACTGACACTGCGAATACGTCCGAAACCTTGGGTTTTCAGGCTGAAGTCAAACAATTACTGCATTTGATGATTCACTCCTTGTACAGCAACAAGGAGATTTTCCTGCGTGAGCTGGTATCCAATGCGTCGGATGCCTGTGACAAACTGCGCTTTGAGGCCATCGACAATCCAGCCCTGCTGGAAGGCGAGCCAGAAATGCGTATCCGTGTGGAGTTCGACAAGGAACAGCGCACGATCACCCTGTCCGACAACGGCATTGGCATGTCGCGTGATGAAGCCATCGCCAACCTGGGCACTATTGCTCGCTCGGGCACCAAAGAATTCTTCTCCCAACTGACGGGCGACAAGCAAAAAGACACCCAGCTGATTGGTCAGTTTGGCGTGGGCTTTTACTCCTCCTTTATCGTTGCCGACAAAGTGTCCGTCCTGACACGCCGTGCCGGTGGCGATCAGGAAGCCGTGCTGTGGGAATCCGCCGGTGAAGGTGAATTCACCATTGCCGCCGCTGAAAAAGCCGAGCGCGGTACGACGATTACCCTGCATCTGCGTGAAGGCGAGGACGATTTCCTGGACGGTTGGCGCTTGCGCAACGTGCTGCGTCGCTACTCCGATCACATCTCCTTGCCCGTGCAAATGCGCAAGGAAGAGTGGGACGAAGAGAAGCAGCAGCAAGTCAAGCAGGACGAATGGGAAAGCGTGAACCAGGCCAGCGCCTTGTGGACACGCTCCAAGTCGGAAATCACCGATGAGCAGTACCAGGAGTTCTACAAGCACATCGCTCACGATTACGAGAACCCTCTGGCCTGGACACACAACCGGGTCGAAGGCCGTAGTGAATACACCCAGCTCTTGTTCGTTCCCAAGCAGGCTCCTTTCGATCTGTGGGATCGTGATGCCCGCCGTGGCGTGAAGCTGTACGTGAAACGCGTGTTCATCATGGACGACGCCGAGCAACTGCTGCCTGCCTACCTGCGCTTTGTGCGCGGTGTGATCGATTCAGCCGACCTGCCGCTGAACGTCTCGCGTGAAATCCTGCAAGAAAGCCGCGATGTGCGTGCTATTCGTGAAGGTAGTGCCAAGCGCATCCTGTCCTTGCTGGAAGATCTGGCCGAGAACCAGCCCGAGCAATACGCCGAGTTCTGGAACCAGTTTGGCCAGGTACTGAAAGAAGGCACCGGCGAAGACATGGGCAATCAGGCCCGTATCGCTGCCTTGCTGCGCTTTGCGTCCACGAATCAGGAAGGCTCGGCTCAGACCGTGTCTCTGAACGATTACATCGGTCGCATGAAAGAAGGTCAGGATAAGATCTACTACGTCACCGCTGACACCTTTGCTGCTGCGTCCAACAGCCCGCATCTGGAAGTGTTCCGCAAGAAAGGCATCGAAGTGCTGCTGATGTCCGACCGCGTGGACGAGTGGATGCTGTCCTACCTGCGCGAATTTGAAGGCAAGCAACTGGTGTCCGTGGCCAAGGGCGGTCTGGATCTGGATTCGCTGGCAGACGAGGAAGAAAAGAAGCATCAGGCCGAAGTGGCTGAAACCTTCAAGCCTCTGGTCGAGCGTCTGCAAGCCACGCTGGGCGAGAAGGTCAAGGAAGTGCGCATTACTGCACGTCTGGTCGATTCCCCCGCTTGCGTGGTGGTTGATGCCAACGAACTGAGCCCGCACCTGCTGCGTATGCTGCAAGCCGCTGGTCAGGAAGCCCCAGAAGTTAAGCCGATTCTGGAAATCAACCCGGAACACGCTTTGATCGCCAAAGTTCAGGCGGCTGACGACGAGGCTTTTGGTGAGTGGGCTCAACTCTTGCTGGAACAAGCCATGCTGGCCGAAGGTGCCGCATTGCAAGATCCCGCCAGCTTTGTGAAACGCGTGAACCGTTTGCTGTTGAATTTGTAA
- a CDS encoding Fe2+-dependent dioxygenase, with protein MLITIPDVLNAEQLRDCRQALEQAQWEDGRTTAGYLAQHSKRNLQLPLDAAVSRQMGEFLMHVLGQHSGFIAAALPLRMLPPRFNRYEGGGEYGNHIDNAIFTVPGTAQRLRTDVSTTLFFSDPDEYEGGELIIEDVYGTQSIKLPAGHMVVYPGTSLHRVQPVTKGTRYASFFWTQSMVRHAHQRKLLWELDQSIQQLAKQNADAQELSRLTGIYHNLLREWSDV; from the coding sequence ATGCTGATTACTATCCCTGACGTTCTGAATGCTGAACAGTTGCGAGACTGTCGCCAGGCCCTGGAACAGGCGCAGTGGGAGGACGGGCGCACGACAGCGGGCTATCTGGCCCAGCACAGCAAACGGAATCTGCAATTGCCTCTGGATGCTGCCGTGTCTCGCCAGATGGGGGAGTTTCTGATGCACGTACTGGGTCAGCACAGTGGCTTTATTGCCGCTGCCTTGCCTCTGCGCATGCTGCCACCACGCTTTAATCGTTACGAGGGTGGCGGGGAGTACGGCAACCATATTGATAACGCGATTTTTACCGTTCCCGGTACGGCTCAGCGCCTGCGTACCGATGTTTCCACAACCCTGTTTTTCAGTGATCCCGACGAATATGAAGGTGGAGAGCTGATTATCGAGGATGTATACGGTACTCAGTCCATCAAGCTGCCCGCAGGGCATATGGTGGTGTATCCCGGTACCAGCTTGCATCGAGTCCAGCCTGTCACTAAAGGGACGCGTTATGCCTCCTTCTTCTGGACGCAAAGCATGGTGCGCCACGCGCATCAACGCAAATTGCTGTGGGAGCTGGATCAGAGCATTCAGCAACTGGCCAAGCAGAATGCGGATGCCCAGGAGCTGTCTCGCCTGACGGGGATTTATCATAATTTGCTGCGTGAATGGAGCGATGTCTGA
- the ffh gene encoding signal recognition particle protein → MFENLTQRMSRVVKTMRGQARLTESNTQDMLREVRLALLEADVALPVVRDFVARVKEKALGVEVADSLNPGQALVGVVHQELTNLMGADLGDNASELSLAAQPPAIILMAGLQGAGKTTTTGKLAKWLSEGGHVQHGRKTGKKKVLVVSADVYRPAAIEQLKTVAAQVGVEFLPSDPSQKPADIARNALDHAKRHHFDVLIVDTAGRLGIDEEMMREIRALYDLLNPIETLFVVDAMQGQDAVNVAKAFADALPLTGVVLTKLDGDARGGAALSVRHVTGKPLKFVGVSEKLDGLEPFHPERMAQRVLGMGDIISLVEQAQRNIDIADAQKITDKIKAGDKFDLNDFRDQLQQVKKLGDMGSLLEKLPAQFSQAASQLQGGQAEQQLRRTEGILNSMTPAERAKPELLKASRKRRIAAGSGVPVQEVNRLLNQFEQMQGMMKQMKKGGMAKMMRGLGGMGALKGLAGKGFKGFR, encoded by the coding sequence ATGTTTGAAAATCTGACCCAGCGTATGTCGCGTGTGGTGAAAACCATGCGCGGGCAGGCTCGTCTGACCGAATCCAATACTCAGGATATGTTGAGGGAAGTGCGTCTGGCTTTGCTGGAAGCGGACGTGGCCTTGCCCGTCGTGCGCGATTTTGTTGCACGGGTCAAAGAAAAGGCACTTGGCGTTGAAGTTGCCGACAGCTTGAATCCTGGCCAGGCACTGGTGGGGGTTGTCCACCAGGAACTGACCAATCTGATGGGCGCAGACCTGGGCGATAACGCCAGCGAGCTGTCCCTGGCGGCTCAGCCTCCCGCCATTATTCTGATGGCCGGTCTGCAAGGTGCGGGTAAAACTACCACTACCGGTAAGCTGGCCAAATGGCTGAGCGAAGGCGGCCACGTTCAGCACGGCCGTAAAACGGGCAAGAAAAAAGTGCTGGTGGTCAGTGCTGACGTCTACCGTCCTGCCGCTATCGAGCAGCTGAAAACCGTTGCCGCCCAGGTAGGCGTCGAGTTCCTGCCCTCCGATCCCAGCCAGAAGCCTGCCGACATTGCCCGCAATGCCCTGGACCACGCCAAGCGTCATCACTTTGATGTGCTGATTGTCGATACGGCCGGTCGCCTGGGTATTGACGAAGAAATGATGCGCGAGATTCGCGCTCTGTACGATCTGTTGAACCCCATCGAAACCCTGTTCGTGGTGGATGCCATGCAGGGTCAGGACGCGGTGAACGTCGCCAAAGCCTTTGCTGACGCCTTGCCGCTGACCGGTGTGGTGCTGACCAAGCTTGACGGTGATGCTCGTGGTGGTGCCGCCTTGTCGGTGCGCCATGTCACCGGCAAACCGCTGAAGTTTGTGGGTGTGTCGGAAAAACTGGATGGCCTGGAGCCATTCCACCCCGAGCGTATGGCTCAGCGCGTGTTGGGCATGGGTGACATCATCTCCCTGGTGGAACAGGCCCAGCGCAATATCGACATTGCCGATGCGCAAAAGATTACCGACAAGATCAAGGCGGGCGACAAGTTCGACTTGAACGACTTCCGTGACCAGCTACAGCAAGTTAAAAAGCTGGGCGATATGGGCTCCTTGCTGGAAAAACTGCCCGCGCAGTTCTCCCAGGCGGCGTCCCAGTTGCAAGGCGGCCAGGCAGAGCAGCAATTGCGTCGCACCGAAGGTATCTTGAACTCCATGACCCCGGCCGAGCGCGCCAAGCCTGAATTGCTCAAAGCCTCGCGCAAACGTCGTATTGCGGCAGGCTCTGGCGTGCCAGTGCAAGAGGTCAACCGCTTGCTGAATCAGTTCGAGCAAATGCAAGGCATGATGAAGCAGATGAAAAAAGGCGGCATGGCCAAAATGATGCGCGGCCTGGGCGGTATGGGCGCCTTGAAAGGACTGGCTGGTAAGGGCTTCAAGGGTTTCCGTTAA
- the thiS gene encoding sulfur carrier protein ThiS, protein MNITLNGQSKTLANSDTVGTLIIELGYENKRIAVELNGDIVPKSQHASTPIKEGDTIEIVVAVGGG, encoded by the coding sequence ATGAACATTACCCTGAACGGCCAGAGCAAGACTCTGGCAAATTCCGACACGGTTGGCACGCTGATTATCGAGCTGGGCTACGAGAACAAGCGCATCGCCGTGGAACTGAACGGCGACATCGTGCCCAAAAGCCAGCACGCCAGCACCCCCATCAAAGAAGGCGACACCATAGAAATCGTGGTTGCCGTTGGGGGCGGCTGA